One Rhizobium sp. NRK18 genomic window carries:
- a CDS encoding ATP-binding protein: MAARQRIIPVRREYNRWVANQTLEDYALRFTAKSARRFSSERISQTAIGAISFLALEAIGGAITLSYGTTNAFFAIVVASIAMLIVGLPISRYAIRHGVDIDLLTRGASFGYIGSTITSLIYASFTFMLFAIEASIMSGALELAFGIPLWISYIISAAVVIPLVTHGVQLISRFQLLTQPFWIVLNVLPFVFIALSDWQKFDLWRAFAGIHHPPAAAGTAAPFDLVEFGAASAVILALMAQIGEQVDFLRFLPPEGTRKLRHRIAIFLAGPGWVIVGAPKLLAGSFLVVLTLSSGVPTDRAADPAQMYLTAFGYMIPWHNAALLLMAAFVVVSQLKINVMNAYAGSLAWSNFFSRLTHSHPGRVIWLFFNVAIALLLMELGIYRLLEETLGIFSIIAMAWLCTISADLFVNKPLGLSPPGIEFKRAHLYDINPVGLVSMGASATLALIAHFGAVGPTAASLAPYIVPIVAFIVSPLMAYATGGKYYLARKPRQKWQEMSTITCSICEHPFEPEDMAWCPAYAAPICSLCCSLDSRCHDLCKPKARFNAQVGAVARRLLPDEIVTRLTTRLGRYGIAVLLAVSAIGAILAMIAHQVGISAPEVAEVVNRTILVVFFVFAILTGVACWFYVLAHDSRVVAEEESSRQNTLLLKEIAAHQKTDAALQKAKEDAEAANRAKSRYVVGLSHELRTPLNAVLGYAQILERDDTIPAPRQSAIKVIKRSADHLSGLIDGLLDISKIEAGRLQVYSKEINIQDFLDQIIDMFRPQAQAKGLSFVHERAANLPQYVRTDDKRLRQILVNLLSNAIKFTDRGEVRFTVAYRSQVATFTVADTGRGISEKDIAHIYEPFQRGEAETVQPRPGLGLGLTITQLLTNTLGGEISVSSIKDEGSTFKVRLMLAAIDRPSTAPAAEKRIVSYTGPHRTIVIVDDNEDHRSLMREVLEPMDFVLLTAESGEECLQLVAELKPDLFMIDILMPGMTGWTLATRLRDLGQTAPMLMVSANIGDGSYLEGGTDAHNDTLAKPVNIRQMIDKLAAYLGLDWIYEEERSEERTDRHSAIANPGLSHVEELRRLGEIGYVRGIEAKLAEMEKHETHRPFVEALRAYVQAFDMTGYMEFLSQFEEKGIKASG, translated from the coding sequence ATGGCCGCACGCCAACGCATCATACCCGTCCGGCGCGAGTATAACCGCTGGGTGGCAAACCAGACGCTTGAGGATTACGCGCTGCGGTTTACCGCCAAGAGCGCGCGCCGGTTTTCCTCCGAACGCATTTCGCAGACGGCGATCGGCGCCATCTCCTTCCTGGCGCTGGAAGCGATCGGCGGCGCGATAACGCTGTCCTACGGCACTACCAACGCCTTTTTCGCCATCGTCGTCGCCTCCATCGCCATGCTGATTGTCGGCCTGCCGATCAGCCGTTATGCGATCCGCCACGGCGTCGACATCGATCTTCTGACCCGCGGCGCAAGTTTCGGCTATATCGGTTCGACGATCACCTCGCTGATCTATGCCAGCTTCACCTTCATGCTGTTTGCCATCGAGGCGTCGATCATGTCAGGCGCGCTGGAACTCGCCTTCGGCATACCGCTATGGATTTCCTACATTATTTCGGCCGCCGTGGTGATCCCGCTCGTCACCCACGGCGTGCAGCTGATCAGCCGCTTCCAGCTCCTGACGCAGCCGTTCTGGATCGTCCTGAACGTCCTGCCCTTCGTCTTCATCGCGCTGTCCGACTGGCAGAAATTCGACCTCTGGCGCGCATTCGCCGGCATTCATCATCCGCCGGCAGCCGCCGGCACGGCCGCACCCTTCGATCTTGTCGAGTTCGGCGCCGCGTCCGCCGTCATCCTGGCGCTGATGGCGCAGATCGGTGAACAGGTCGACTTCCTGCGCTTCCTGCCGCCGGAGGGCACGCGAAAGCTGCGCCATCGCATTGCCATCTTCCTCGCCGGCCCCGGCTGGGTGATCGTCGGCGCGCCGAAACTTCTGGCCGGATCCTTCCTCGTCGTACTCACGCTGAGTTCCGGCGTCCCGACCGATCGCGCCGCAGACCCGGCGCAGATGTATCTGACCGCCTTCGGCTACATGATCCCCTGGCACAATGCCGCTCTTCTTCTGATGGCCGCCTTCGTGGTCGTCTCGCAACTGAAGATCAACGTGATGAACGCCTATGCCGGCTCGCTCGCCTGGTCAAACTTCTTCTCGCGCCTGACGCACAGCCACCCCGGCCGCGTCATCTGGCTGTTCTTCAACGTGGCGATCGCCCTGCTCCTGATGGAGCTCGGCATCTACCGGCTGCTGGAAGAAACGCTCGGCATCTTCTCGATCATCGCCATGGCCTGGCTCTGCACGATCTCGGCCGACCTCTTCGTCAACAAGCCGCTCGGCCTCTCGCCGCCCGGCATCGAGTTCAAGCGCGCCCATCTCTACGACATCAACCCGGTCGGCCTCGTCTCGATGGGAGCGTCCGCAACGCTGGCGCTGATTGCCCATTTCGGCGCGGTCGGGCCGACTGCCGCATCGCTGGCGCCCTACATCGTCCCGATCGTCGCTTTCATCGTCTCGCCGCTGATGGCTTATGCGACGGGCGGGAAATATTACCTCGCCCGCAAGCCGCGCCAGAAATGGCAGGAGATGTCGACCATCACCTGCTCGATCTGCGAGCATCCCTTCGAGCCGGAAGACATGGCCTGGTGCCCGGCCTATGCGGCGCCGATCTGCTCGCTCTGCTGCTCGCTCGACAGCCGCTGCCACGATCTCTGCAAGCCGAAGGCACGTTTCAACGCGCAGGTCGGCGCCGTCGCGCGACGGCTGCTGCCGGACGAGATCGTTACGCGCCTGACGACCCGGCTCGGCCGCTACGGCATCGCCGTCCTGCTGGCCGTCTCCGCCATCGGCGCGATCCTGGCGATGATTGCCCATCAGGTCGGCATTTCCGCGCCGGAAGTTGCCGAGGTGGTCAACCGGACGATCCTCGTCGTCTTCTTCGTCTTCGCCATCCTGACCGGCGTCGCCTGCTGGTTCTACGTGCTGGCCCATGACAGCCGCGTCGTGGCGGAAGAGGAATCCTCCCGCCAGAACACGCTGCTCCTGAAGGAGATCGCCGCCCACCAGAAGACCGACGCAGCCCTGCAGAAGGCCAAGGAAGACGCCGAAGCCGCCAACCGCGCCAAGAGCCGCTATGTCGTCGGCCTGTCGCACGAACTCAGGACGCCGCTCAACGCCGTGCTCGGCTATGCGCAGATCCTCGAACGTGACGATACGATCCCTGCGCCGCGCCAGTCGGCAATCAAGGTGATCAAGCGCAGCGCCGACCATCTTTCCGGCCTGATCGACGGCCTTCTCGACATTTCCAAGATCGAGGCCGGCCGGCTGCAGGTCTATTCCAAGGAAATCAACATTCAGGATTTCCTCGACCAGATCATCGACATGTTCCGCCCGCAGGCGCAGGCAAAGGGCCTATCCTTCGTCCACGAGCGGGCCGCCAACCTGCCGCAATACGTGCGCACCGACGACAAGCGGCTCAGGCAGATCCTCGTCAACCTGCTGTCGAACGCCATCAAGTTCACCGACCGCGGCGAGGTCCGTTTCACGGTCGCCTATCGCAGCCAGGTGGCCACCTTCACGGTTGCCGATACCGGCCGCGGCATTTCCGAGAAGGACATTGCTCACATCTACGAGCCCTTCCAGCGCGGCGAGGCCGAGACCGTGCAACCCCGCCCCGGCCTGGGCCTGGGCCTGACGATCACGCAGCTTCTGACCAACACGCTGGGTGGCGAAATATCGGTCTCCAGCATCAAGGACGAAGGCTCCACCTTCAAGGTGCGCCTGATGCTGGCCGCCATCGACCGGCCAAGCACCGCACCTGCTGCGGAAAAGCGCATCGTCTCCTACACCGGCCCGCACCGCACCATCGTCATCGTCGACGACAACGAGGACCACCGCAGCCTGATGCGCGAGGTTCTCGAGCCGATGGACTTCGTCTTGCTGACGGCCGAAAGCGGCGAGGAATGCCTGCAGCTCGTCGCCGAACTGAAACCCGATCTCTTCATGATCGACATCCTGATGCCCGGCATGACCGGCTGGACGCTGGCGACACGACTGCGCGACCTCGGCCAGACGGCGCCGATGCTGATGGTCTCGGCCAATATCGGCGACGGCTCCTATCTGGAAGGCGGCACGGACGCCCACAACGACACGCTGGCAAAGCCGGTCAATATCCGCCAGATGATCGACAAGCTGGCCGCCTATCTCGGGCTCGACTGGATCTACGAGGAGGAGCGGTCCGAAGAAAGGACCGACCGCCATTCGGCGATCGCCAATCCCGGCCTTTCGCATGTCGAGGAATTGCGGCGGCTCGGTGAAATTGGCTATGTTCGCGGCATCGAGGCAAAACTTGCCGAGATGGAAAAGCATGAGACCCATCGTCCCTTTGTCGAGGCCCTGCGTGCCTATGTGCAGGCCTTCGACATGACCGGCTACATGGAATTCCTCAGCCAGTTCGAAGAGAAAGGCATCAAGGCCAGTGGTTAG
- a CDS encoding type II toxin-antitoxin system RelE/ParE family toxin, whose translation MKVTVSPRARDYVRREASYLKSRSPRAAQQFLDDLRRLRQELSRFPEMGKLNTDIPMPGILRFVMGEYLVDYQVLKEEIAIFAVRHGREQPPRIELDEDFNFENPTGNNSGTK comes from the coding sequence TTGAAAGTCACAGTCTCGCCTCGCGCACGAGACTATGTCAGACGCGAAGCAAGCTATCTGAAATCAAGAAGTCCGAGAGCAGCTCAACAATTCCTCGATGATCTGAGGCGGCTGAGACAAGAACTCTCCCGCTTCCCGGAAATGGGAAAGTTGAATACCGACATCCCAATGCCAGGAATTCTGCGCTTCGTCATGGGTGAGTACCTTGTCGACTACCAGGTCCTGAAAGAGGAGATTGCGATTTTCGCCGTTCGTCATGGTCGCGAACAGCCGCCAAGGATTGAACTGGACGAGGATTTCAACTTCGAGAATCCCACCGGGAATAATTCCGGCACAAAGTAA
- a CDS encoding CopG family ribbon-helix-helix protein, which produces MSEHKLSDPITMRLPTDVLSEIEEIAEICNRSRSWVFVRALKSYLAAEGREIIELAEAKRDIDDGQGRDLDELIEEVDAIVKGAAA; this is translated from the coding sequence ATGTCAGAACATAAGCTTTCAGATCCGATCACGATGCGTCTGCCAACGGATGTACTGTCCGAAATCGAAGAGATCGCTGAAATCTGCAACCGAAGCCGAAGCTGGGTTTTCGTTCGCGCTTTGAAATCTTATCTGGCGGCAGAAGGACGTGAGATCATCGAACTTGCAGAGGCAAAGCGGGATATTGATGATGGACAGGGTCGCGATCTGGATGAGCTCATCGAAGAAGTCGATGCCATCGTCAAGGGAGCGGCGGCTTGA
- a CDS encoding DUF1007 family protein has protein sequence MRRPLLALALLAAGALPAFAHPDIAVTVRVLFNVKDGNLAALAETWTFDSAYSAYLIKAFDANTDGAFDPDENQALAAKMKADLSGLGYLTRLSAEDGTQFPLNLSAFHVEIRDGDVTVSLGLTPPEAVPLAGRSLSAIVADTGYIADMRLADDRPAMIRGDDAATNCTTTISPAPDNAYFGGLVTPEKITLTCQ, from the coding sequence ATGAGACGGCCGCTCCTTGCTCTGGCACTTCTCGCGGCAGGCGCGCTGCCGGCATTCGCCCATCCCGACATCGCCGTCACCGTTCGCGTTCTCTTCAATGTGAAAGACGGCAATCTCGCCGCGCTGGCGGAAACCTGGACCTTCGACAGCGCCTACAGCGCCTATCTGATCAAGGCTTTCGACGCCAATACGGACGGCGCTTTCGATCCGGACGAAAACCAGGCTCTCGCAGCGAAGATGAAAGCCGACCTCTCCGGCCTCGGCTACCTCACCCGGCTTTCGGCGGAAGACGGCACGCAATTTCCGCTGAACCTTTCAGCTTTCCATGTGGAAATCCGGGACGGCGATGTGACGGTCTCGCTGGGGCTGACGCCGCCTGAGGCCGTTCCCCTTGCCGGAAGGTCGCTCTCGGCCATCGTCGCCGACACCGGCTACATCGCCGACATGCGGCTTGCCGACGACCGGCCGGCAATGATCCGCGGCGACGATGCCGCGACCAACTGCACGACGACCATCAGCCCTGCACCGGACAATGCCTATTTCGGCGGACTGGTGACCCCGGAGAAGATTACCCTCACCTGCCAGTAG